A genomic region of Arachis hypogaea cultivar Tifrunner chromosome 5, arahy.Tifrunner.gnm2.J5K5, whole genome shotgun sequence contains the following coding sequences:
- the LOC112802330 gene encoding protein C2-DOMAIN ABA-RELATED 4 encodes MGETNARSNSHKHWRFGTNSQQNIQLRSRSSSNSTSSSPESPPKSLMENLMGLLRVRIKRGVNLAVRDVRSSDPYVVIKMGKQKLKTRVIKRDVNPEWNEDLTLSVVDPHASVSLTIYDHDTFSKDDKMGDAEFEILPFIEALKMNVTGLPNGTVVKRIQQSRDNYLADESRITYINGKLVQDMILRLRNVECGELEIQLNWIDLPGSKGL; translated from the exons ATGGGGGAAACAAATGCACGGTCAAATTCGCATAAGCATTGGCGTTTTGGTACGAATTCGCAGCAGAATATTCAATTGCGTTCACGGTCGAGTTCGAATTCGACATCTTCGTCACCGGAGTCACCACCAAAGTCTCTGATGGAGAACCTTATGGGACTTCTTAGGGTTCGAATCAAGCGTGGCGTCAACCTCGCCGTTCGTGATGTTCGTAGTAGCGATCCCTATGTTGTCATCAAGATGGGTAAACAG AAACTCAAGACTCGTGTGATTAAAAGGGATGTTAATCCTGAGTGGAATGAGGACCTCACGCTTTCGGTTGTAGATCCGCATGCTTCAGTCTCACTG ACTATATATGACCACGATACATTTAGCAAAGATGACAAAATGGGAGATGCAGAGTTTGAAATCTTACCATTTATAGAAGCCTTGAAGATGAATGTGACAGGCCTGCCAAATGGTACTGTGGTCAAAAGAATACAACAAAGCCGGGATAACTATCTCGCAGATGAGAGCCGCATCACTTATATCAACGGTAAGCTTGTTCAAGATATGATCCTTAGACTGCGAAACGTGGAATGTGGTGAACTGGAAATCCAGCTAAATTGGATTGATCTTCCTGGGTCCAAGGGTTTATGA